The DNA sequence ATAGATTCAATAAATAAACAACATTTTAAATTGTTAAAAGGTAGTCATTCAAAGTATCAAGAAAAGAACTGTATATTGTAGGTAAAATTATGAAGCATGAAAGACAttagaatcaaagagaaatggGATGTATTCTTACTGCATGCTTTACACCTCCAAATTAAGATTGTAAGAATACCAAGAGTTTATGCAACAAAATATCTTGATATAAAGTCCCTACCTAAGAACAATAGTAAATTACTAAACTTAAAAGCTGAGTGCTTTACCTGTTTCTTCAAGTGAGCAATGTCTGCATCAGATATAAAGCCAAAGAATGGCTCCATTTGCCTCCAAAATGAGTTGGGACATGCATGAGCTGCAATAGCAATGAAGTTATTTAACCAAAAATACAGTTTcaggaataaaaaaaatacacccGAATATTATTCAGTAACAAGTAGTACCAGGGTTAATCACAGCACTTGCAGCAGCCAATAGCTCttcatgcccatcatctgagccAACTAAAAAGATCAAGCCAGAAGTGAATACAGGAACTAGAATTGATAATCACGAACCTTTATACACTAGAAATATTTTGAAGATAAAATTACCAAGAAAATCCGCTGCTGCATTAACTGTTGTATGCTTTTGACGTTTATATGCCTTGCGGCCAGAAAGTTTTCTAGTTGGCGGACGACCTGTCTTGCTGATAAAAATGTTTAATGTGTGAGATTTCACTTTGAGTGGCCCACATTGCTAAGACTACAAAATTGAAAAAGATACGTGATAAACTTGGGAATAAAATTAGAAAGGAGAAAATATTTAACCTttcatttttatcaaaattaagtcTGGCACTTCTAAGCTGTTTTGCTGTTCCAACATTGCCAACCTTCTCTACCGAAATTGGCAAACGAGTCCTTGTTGTAAAACCCCGCCCAGTCCTCCCTTGCCTCCTTACTCCATCTCCAAGGTCTTCCCCATTAACAGGCTTATTCTTTCTTGAAGAGAAGCCCAAAATTGAAACTTTTTGAACATTATGTCCAGCTTTCTCATCGATCTCATCAGACCTTTTACCCTTGTCTTTAGATTTAATTTCAGGAGCCCCAGATTCCTCACTTTCAGATAATGCAGCAGAAGAAACAGGTTCATTTTTCAACTTTACTTGCTGAGGAGAATTTCCAATCAAACGCTTAGTAAATCCCAATCCAAGTTCATTACCGGAAACATCAGACACAGTATCCAAAGCAGGACTTTCATCATTATTTGAAACAATTGGAATCAAATTTGTTCTTCTAGCAGTACGAGAACTCTTCTGTGGCCTCTGGCCTGCCCAATGGGCAACAGGTGGAGATGAAGATCGAGCTGATGCTGTGCGTTTACGGTTGCCAGTTCCAACAGTAGGTGGCTTGTTAGTGCAATGTGAAAGCTCCCAATCATTCGGAGCAGTAGCTCTATGGACTACTGGTGACAACTTGGGGGCAACGCCTGAACCTGACCATGGAGCTCGGATGGATGCATTCATTTTTGTGCTTGAAGTAGGACTAGCTGAATTAAAATCATCACGAACAGTTGCTCTGAGCATTACATGAACCAAAAGAATGAGTCATAAAACCATCTGATTGACACATATCTAATGaacaaaaaagagaaaatatatcATGCAACCCCCCtctcaaatttcaatttttcttttttatcttaaaaaaaagaGTCACTACTGCACAACGATCTAAAGGATCACAAGGAAAAATATGCTCTATTATTTATTTGAAGAGATAATTGCATTAAAACCTGAAACCTGAGTAGCAAAACAATTCCTCAATGAATGGTAATGACTAAACGACAACAAAAACTAAAGTGGAGATGAATAAACTTACTTATTAACAGCTCTGATATTCACCCTCTCCTTATCTGAACCAATAGAACGTTCTCTTCTGTCATTGAGAAGAGAACTATTGTCGAGATCAGCCCTAGGGATGGATGACCGCATACTCAAGCCTGTTTGTGAGTTACCGTCTGATTTTCCAATGCTCACAGTACTAGCAGCAACTCCTGGCCTATAGCAAGACATAGATTAATGATGACCCAAAACGGAGAttatagaaataaaagaaaaaaaaattaccaaaaACTAACAATAATTTTCTTCGGTGTTAAACTTTATAGGTCTTAAAATAATAAGCCAGAAATAACCCTAACAAATAAGCACAACTAGGTTACTTTTTATTATTGTCTGAAAAGTAACTCTTTTCCCCCTCTATACTACAAAAAGGAAGCTtcagaaataattattttccttATCTCAAAGTTGATTAAGGACTTCTATTCTGATTAAGAATTTCAATGACTTTAGAGATCTTTTCTACTAAGCAAGCACTCCATGGTCTATCGAtactttttattattcattagaGCAATCCTCATTGACAAATACTTTATCATGCAAATGCTAGGTAGGTAAACATGATAGGTTAAACAGTGGGTGCAGTGATGAATGATGATTCTGTTATTGCagaaaagtttaattttgaGTTTTAGACTCATCAATACATCcaaattatatatttcattCAAATATCACAGAAGCATAAATTTGGATTAAGGCATTATTTGTGTGCCACAAGCAATCAAATGTAAGAAACCATTAGGTGATAACTATTTTTGTATACTGAGTTGTCCCTAATAATTACTTCAAAAAGGTAGTTTAAAAATAGCGAAGCACATGATGGCACCACATGTAGAAGAGaaccaataataataaaagaaataactGATTTTAATATACATGTTTTCATTGTTGTCTTGACATTCTCTATTCTTTAAtcaataaaaccttcataagcatGGAGATTTATCATTTTCCAAACTTcatctttaatataaaatactgTTTCAGCTAAAAATAGGACAGAAAAGTTCAAAGAATACCAACAGAAATGCAATAAACAAGTACTACAGTTGCATAAAAGAGAAACTTGGCCTCCCATGAAAAAATAACCAAATATACGACTTAAAAACTAGAAACACGATATCGAAGAAAACAAATGTTAATGACTTCTATATATGAAAAGGCAATATTGTAAATTATAGACATTAGACAAAATTGTACTTATTTTACTATAAATCACAATTTTTAACTCCAATTTTACTTTATTACAATTTTGTCTATATTTTCAATTGTTTACATGTTCTCACTCATAAAACCATAAAAGACTACTTGCAATAACAACAATGGCAGTAACAGCAAGTAGTACATAAAACTCTTATTTTAACATTACAAAGGATTCTAGCAATAGAAGGGCAATATcacaaatatataatttaccAAGTTTCCTccaagcaaagaagaaacaaagCAATTATAGGAAAAAGATAACCAAAAGAAACagcaaagagaaaaattatcagATACATTTTATAGTGGTTAATTAAGCCAAGGGCACAGAAGCCAGAACAGGCAGGAGGTAGAATAATAGCACTCCAAGAAGGCATACCTGAACCCATGCGAGTCGCCATTTAGCCTTGATCGAGCCTCAGTAACAGGCCGTTGCTGCATTCCCTGTTTGGACTCACGATAGCCATCAGTGGATTTAGTTGACACTAGACTTGGAGAAACATCTGCCTTTATCACAGAGCGCTTCTTCTTCATTTTTGTCTTTTCCCAACCATCAACACCAATGGATAAAGTTCGATCGTCACCTTGAACTGCAGCAGTATTTGCAAGCCTTAGCATTTCTCTATCTCTATCTACTGTACCAGCTGGCCTGACAAGAGAATTGCCCTGCACATCCACATAGATTTGTAAAAATTTATACAACAGTTTTCAAAGAAATAAAGATGTGGAAAGAGGTATGCTAGCAAACACAGGTCATCCACCAAAGAGACTATCAATATTATCTTAATGCATTATGGAGCAAATAACAGAAATTTAAACTAGAAGCATAATCACCCACTTATACTCAATATCTTTTTTTTCCAATGCAGCAAGGGGGAGAGATAGAGGATTACAAACCAGTAACCTCAAAGCAAGAATTAGATAAAACAGGCTTCCAAGTTACAAGATGGAAAATCTTAATGAAGACAGAGAAGCAGGGGAACcaaccaaaaccaaaaatatCAGAATCAaatggattaaaaaaaataatcaatagggaagataaaaatattacactgccaaaaccataaatcaacgaagataaaatattatgatgccaaaaccataaaacatcgTGACAAGGATCATTATGAATTGACGAAATGAGATATCCAAAAAGATACTGAAATCTTTGACTAAATAGGGGTAGAGAAAGGTATACAAGTTACAGACCCTCACATCCACCAAAGAAGTTCGTGTCCGTTTGTTTGGCACAACATTTTTTGTTCTCTCCTCCGACTTTTGCGGTTCAAGTTCAAAACCACCACCACTAACAGCATGATTATGAACCCCCATCTTACCAAAGCTTGGGCCCAGGACTGATCGATCATTTGATAACAAGGAATTTGACCGATCGCTAGAAAAGCTTTCTGATCTTGATCTCTTCTTTGATGGAATACTGGGGAAAAACTTGTTGAATACAGACAACGCTTCATTGAAAGTCTTCGTCCGTAACCTGTTAATTTCGTGAAATTTAATAAACCAGCTACAGCTCTCACTCAAGGCTCAAGAGATAGAGCATTTAAAGACCTACCTGGCCTTGACACAGCTTTCGCGCAGACCAGCCTTGACCCGCTTGATTTCCTCAGGAGCAGGGACTTTGCCTTTCGAAAGACCCGATGGAGAATCATCCACAGACACACCAAGAGCAACATTCAAGTGTCGTTTAAAGTCCCCATGAAGATTAGACTTATGGTCAGCAGCCACCACCTTTGGATCAAAACGCAAACACTGAAAGAAATTCACCACATCTCCTTGTGCTACCATGGAACTGCTTCGTGTCATGTTTGGTAGAGAAGATAGTATGGGGTTCTCCATGCTCTCACGAAAACTACCTGATCTGTCCAACTGAGCAGTTAAGTGGGATCCACCACGCTGCCCACTGGTGTATAACGACCTATTTGGGCTATCAGAAGATAAATCGAACTTACTAGATGTTGCCATTGCATTGGTTTCCTTACATCCTCTGTATTGAAAACCCAATAAATATAACAATGCATGACAAAATTAGATAATTGCTGCACATAAAGCCCAATTTGAGCCTTTGTTGGATGGCAAAGGGCAATGCACCTGAAAAGGAGAAAAAATTACAGATGAGAACTATGGAATTTTCAGACTTCATATTACATCAACTTTTTATGCTCTTACACGCTCAATGCTGAGTATAGAAATATGACCAATAATGACAAGTTTCGCTTAAGATCCCAATATGAATGACAACAGTTTACTTTCAAAAACTTAGAAGCAGTAAACTGAGCTAAGATCCataacccccccccccccaacaaCTAAGATAATTAGTATTATCATCTTTTTTTGAACATCAAAAGACAGAAAATTAGTATAAATATAGACTTCTCTTTAAAAAT is a window from the Manihot esculenta cultivar AM560-2 chromosome 16, M.esculenta_v8, whole genome shotgun sequence genome containing:
- the LOC110603593 gene encoding uncharacterized protein LOC110603593, whose product is MATSSKFDLSSDSPNRSLYTSGQRGGSHLTAQLDRSGSFRESMENPILSSLPNMTRSSSMVAQGDVVNFFQCLRFDPKVVAADHKSNLHGDFKRHLNVALGVSVDDSPSGLSKGKVPAPEEIKRVKAGLRESCVKARLRTKTFNEALSVFNKFFPSIPSKKRSRSESFSSDRSNSLLSNDRSVLGPSFGKMGVHNHAVSGGGFELEPQKSEERTKNVVPNKRTRTSLVDVRGNSLVRPAGTVDRDREMLRLANTAAVQGDDRTLSIGVDGWEKTKMKKKRSVIKADVSPSLVSTKSTDGYRESKQGMQQRPVTEARSRLNGDSHGFRPGVAASTVSIGKSDGNSQTGLSMRSSIPRADLDNSSLLNDRRERSIGSDKERVNIRAVNKATVRDDFNSASPTSSTKMNASIRAPWSGSGVAPKLSPVVHRATAPNDWELSHCTNKPPTVGTGNRKRTASARSSSPPVAHWAGQRPQKSSRTARRTNLIPIVSNNDESPALDTVSDVSGNELGLGFTKRLIGNSPQQVKLKNEPVSSAALSESEESGAPEIKSKDKGKRSDEIDEKAGHNVQKVSILGFSSRKNKPVNGEDLGDGVRRQGRTGRGFTTRTRLPISVEKVGNVGTAKQLRSARLNFDKNESKTGRPPTRKLSGRKAYKRQKHTTVNAAADFLVGSDDGHEELLAAASAVINPAHACPNSFWRQMEPFFGFISDADIAHLKKQGNIESTAASPTRVSSDVNNCNSVPNGYGLFECVGEVGLSTESRICELSVSGAREIPLCQRLLAAIIPEEDCAHRNRDFECDTYETGFELDGELGSNGLSHADNFNFSGHTAFNSYEVTGKTTHNVAEVDPLGFPTLGIYSNLNHSVNGVHSDRALVPGMVCSEFQYDDRQINENLLLEVQSLGVFPETMPDLQMEDDGISAEIISLEDKYHGQVSKKKGLLDKLLKSATGTKELQEKEFEPRAHDKLVTMAYEKYMACRGSSTTGGKSSSNKMAKQAALAFVKRTLERCHKFEETGKSCFSEPLFRDMFLSRSSNLSDGRSLGTTVDEESGKLHANTSSRTLEARVSASMVPQPSPQTSRLSQNGDFYVANSSDLLPPVNRFSEQSTAKEDLWSNKVKKRELSLDDVGGTIGTPSAPSGIGGSLVSSSAKGKRSERDRDAKGHNKEVLSRNGTNKIGRPALSNVKGERKSKTKPKQKTQLSVSVNGLLGKISEQPKPGLPANAKSTEIITSSNRREKDGFGLDVLDDPESIDLSNLQLPGLDDGQGQDLGSWLNIDDDDGLQDHGDFMGLEIPMDDLSDLNMMV